A stretch of Candidatus Bathyarchaeia archaeon DNA encodes these proteins:
- the trpB gene encoding tryptophan synthase subunit beta produces the protein MSCDGSSYYGRHPDANGKFGIYGGRFVPEVLMSALEELEEAFHKFQRDKESQKALDLYLRDYAGRPTPLYYAARFSERVGCKVYLKREDLVHGGAHKLNNTLGQGLLALRMGKRRLIAETGAGQHGLATATAGAVFGLKTEIYMGEEDVERQRHNVYRMELLGAEVHSVRSGSRTLKDAINEALRDWIANVRHTYYVLGSVVGPHPYPLIVREFQRVIGKELKAQILEKEGRLPDAIVACIGGGSNALGAFYEFIDDGGVRLVGVEAGGRGLDTGKHSAPLAAGKPGILHGAYTYILQDQYGQIQTSYSVSAGLDYPGVGPEHAYLMDAGRIEVATATDMEAVEAFRLLCHLEGIIPALEPCHALAHVVKMGGTLGKDGVVVVNLSGRGDKDVEVVRRFGG, from the coding sequence TTGAGCTGTGACGGTTCCAGCTACTATGGAAGGCACCCAGACGCTAATGGCAAGTTTGGTATTTATGGGGGAAGGTTTGTCCCAGAGGTTTTGATGTCAGCCCTCGAAGAGTTGGAAGAGGCATTCCATAAGTTCCAGCGTGATAAAGAGTCCCAGAAAGCTCTCGACCTATACCTAAGAGATTACGCTGGGAGACCCACACCTCTCTATTATGCGGCACGCTTCAGCGAGAGGGTCGGGTGCAAAGTCTACCTGAAGAGGGAGGATCTTGTCCACGGAGGTGCTCATAAGCTGAACAACACCCTAGGCCAAGGTCTCTTGGCTCTTAGGATGGGTAAACGGCGCTTAATAGCTGAGACTGGGGCTGGGCAACATGGGCTTGCCACTGCGACGGCGGGGGCTGTCTTCGGGTTGAAGACTGAGATCTATATGGGGGAGGAGGATGTTGAGAGGCAGAGACATAACGTCTATCGGATGGAGCTTCTAGGCGCCGAGGTTCACTCTGTAAGGTCAGGTAGCAGAACTCTAAAAGACGCCATAAATGAGGCACTAAGGGACTGGATTGCCAATGTTAGGCATACTTACTATGTTTTGGGATCTGTAGTGGGCCCCCACCCATACCCCCTCATAGTGAGGGAGTTCCAGCGGGTGATCGGTAAAGAACTCAAAGCCCAGATCCTAGAGAAGGAGGGACGTCTTCCAGACGCTATCGTAGCGTGTATTGGAGGTGGGAGCAACGCCCTAGGAGCCTTCTACGAGTTCATTGATGACGGAGGCGTCAGGCTGGTTGGGGTTGAGGCTGGGGGGAGGGGTCTCGACACTGGCAAGCATTCAGCCCCCCTCGCAGCTGGGAAGCCTGGCATACTCCACGGCGCATACACATACATCCTCCAAGATCAATACGGTCAAATTCAGACCTCCTACAGCGTCAGCGCTGGGCTTGACTATCCAGGTGTAGGCCCGGAACACGCCTACTTAATGGATGCAGGTCGAATTGAGGTTGCAACAGCAACAGACATGGAGGCTGTGGAAGCCTTCCGCCTACTCTGCCATTTGGAGGGGATAATCCCAGCCTTGGAGCCCTGCCACGCTCTTGCTCATGTTGTTAAGATGGGGGGAACCCTTGGCAAGGATGGAGTGGTCGTCGTCAACTTATCGGGGAGGGGTGACAAGGACGTCGAGGTAGTTCGGAGGTTTGGGGGCTGA
- the trpA gene encoding tryptophan synthase subunit alpha, whose amino-acid sequence MGAEPVGEIAEKFGELRSKSEGALISYITLGDPTVEASLKLVKILNKSGADIIELGFPYSDPLADGPTIQASHQRALSNGVNTDVAFRLVEKARGITTNPLVLLIYYNLVFQRGVERFFREAAEARVGGIIIPDLPVEECGEALEASRRHGVDLIQLVAPTTGELRLQKILKASSGFIYLVAILGVTGAREILSNLTMETVKRITRYTCGKIPVAVGFGISRPSHVRDVLAAGADGVIVGSVIIDRYATSLNNLEAGFLAVGELVRELKSATYRQNWE is encoded by the coding sequence TTGGGGGCTGAGCCAGTGGGCGAGATAGCTGAGAAGTTCGGAGAACTACGGTCCAAGAGTGAGGGTGCACTCATATCCTATATTACGCTGGGGGATCCGACGGTTGAAGCCTCTCTAAAACTGGTGAAGATACTGAATAAAAGCGGCGCTGACATAATTGAGCTGGGGTTCCCTTATTCAGACCCTCTAGCTGACGGCCCGACTATACAGGCAAGCCACCAGAGAGCTCTCTCGAATGGTGTGAATACAGATGTTGCTTTTCGTCTAGTCGAGAAGGCACGGGGCATCACCACTAACCCGTTGGTTCTGCTAATCTACTATAATCTCGTCTTCCAGAGGGGTGTTGAGCGTTTCTTTAGAGAAGCAGCTGAGGCGAGGGTCGGCGGCATCATAATTCCCGATCTGCCAGTGGAGGAGTGTGGTGAGGCGCTCGAGGCTTCACGGAGGCATGGTGTCGACTTGATTCAGTTAGTCGCCCCTACAACTGGCGAGTTAAGGTTGCAGAAGATCCTCAAAGCTTCAAGCGGCTTCATCTATTTGGTGGCAATACTGGGGGTGACTGGCGCCAGAGAAATTCTCTCAAATCTCACAATGGAAACCGTGAAGAGAATAACAAGGTATACGTGTGGAAAAATACCCGTGGCTGTAGGCTTCGGTATATCTCGTCCATCCCATGTGAGGGATGTACTCGCAGCTGGCGCTGACGGTGTAATCGTGGGTTCAGTCATAATCGACCGTTACGCTACATCGCTGAATAACCTAGAGGCAGGTTTCTTGGCGGTGGGGGAGCTTGTTAGAGAGCTGAAGTCTGCGACTTACCGCCAAAATTGGGAGTAG